A genomic stretch from Deinococcus humi includes:
- the guaB gene encoding IMP dehydrogenase, with the protein MSAPTAAPAVSDLEPAAADHQGGQQDRFAYKFGQEGITFDDVLLQPRHSVVLPHEVNVEAQLTRRVRLNIPFVSAAMDTVTEMGMAVAMAREGGIGVIHKNMDIDSQAEMVRKVKRSESGMIVDPITLPPQATVGEADRMMGEYRISGVPITDPAGRLLGIITNRDMRFIDDLSTPVQEVMTREGLITVPVGTTLEQAQDIFKRHRIEKLLVVDGDNMLRGLITIKDLTKRVKYPNAAKDSLGRLRVAAAIGVSADLMDRAGALVGAGVDVLVLDSAHGHSQGILNALSRVKDTFDVDVIAGNVATRVGARDLMLAGADAIKVGIGPGSICTTRIVTGVGVPQITAIFEASAAAMEAGIPVIADGGIKQTGDVPKAIAAGASVVMMGSMLAGTDEAPGETILRDGRRYKSYRGMGSLGAMDQGSSDRYFQSGSRKFVPEGIEGIIAYRGTAGEVIYQFVGGLKSSMGYCGAPDLQALRDHAQFVRITGASLIESHPHGVTITKEAPNYGGK; encoded by the coding sequence ATGAGTGCGCCCACTGCCGCCCCGGCTGTTTCCGATCTTGAACCTGCCGCCGCCGATCATCAAGGCGGCCAGCAGGACCGTTTCGCCTACAAGTTCGGCCAGGAGGGCATCACCTTCGATGACGTGCTGCTCCAGCCGCGTCATTCAGTGGTACTGCCGCACGAGGTCAACGTGGAGGCGCAGCTGACCCGCCGCGTCCGGCTGAACATCCCTTTCGTCAGCGCGGCGATGGATACCGTGACCGAGATGGGCATGGCGGTGGCGATGGCCCGCGAGGGCGGCATCGGCGTGATCCACAAGAACATGGACATTGACTCGCAGGCCGAGATGGTCCGCAAGGTCAAGCGCAGTGAAAGCGGCATGATCGTCGATCCCATCACGCTGCCGCCGCAGGCCACGGTGGGTGAGGCAGACCGCATGATGGGGGAGTACCGCATCAGCGGCGTGCCGATTACTGATCCGGCGGGGCGGCTGCTGGGCATTATCACCAACCGCGACATGCGCTTTATCGATGACCTTTCCACCCCGGTCCAGGAGGTCATGACCCGCGAGGGTCTGATCACCGTCCCGGTGGGCACCACGCTGGAGCAGGCTCAGGACATCTTCAAACGCCACCGTATCGAAAAACTGCTGGTGGTCGACGGCGACAATATGCTGCGCGGGCTGATCACCATCAAGGACCTGACCAAGCGCGTCAAGTATCCCAATGCGGCCAAGGACAGTCTGGGCCGACTGCGCGTCGCGGCGGCCATCGGTGTCAGTGCGGACCTGATGGACCGGGCCGGAGCGCTGGTGGGGGCGGGCGTGGACGTGCTGGTGCTGGACAGCGCCCACGGCCATAGCCAGGGCATCCTGAACGCCCTTTCACGGGTGAAAGACACGTTCGACGTGGACGTCATTGCCGGGAACGTCGCCACGCGTGTCGGGGCCAGGGACCTGATGCTGGCCGGGGCGGACGCGATCAAGGTGGGTATTGGACCGGGCTCGATCTGCACCACCCGCATCGTCACGGGCGTCGGCGTTCCCCAGATCACGGCCATCTTTGAGGCCAGCGCCGCCGCCATGGAAGCCGGGATTCCGGTGATTGCCGACGGCGGCATCAAGCAGACCGGGGACGTGCCCAAGGCCATTGCGGCGGGCGCGAGCGTGGTCATGATGGGTAGCATGCTCGCCGGCACCGATGAGGCCCCCGGCGAGACCATCCTGCGCGACGGGCGGCGTTACAAGAGCTACCGGGGCATGGGCAGTCTGGGCGCGATGGACCAGGGCAGCAGTGACCGTTACTTCCAGAGTGGCAGCCGTAAATTCGTCCCTGAGGGCATCGAGGGCATCATTGCCTACCGGGGTACGGCGGGAGAGGTAATTTACCAGTTCGTCGGCGGCCTCAAGAGCAGCATGGGCTACTGCGGTGCGCCGGATTTGCAGGCCCTGCGCGATCACGCCCAGTTCGTGCGGATTACCGGGGCCAGTCTGATCGAGAGCCATCCGCACGGCGTCACCATCACCAAGGAAGCGCCGAATTATGGAGGCAAGTAG
- a CDS encoding DR2241 family protein produces the protein MHGTFLRQTRRYSAGHMRSLVLIGHGSHLNGESASAVYRYAEMIRARGLYDEVVEGYWKEEPSLRQVLKTTASTDVTVIPMFISEGYFTETVIPREMGLGHQGPVPPEGVARVLGGRTVRYTLPYGVHPSMSQVILARAHEALPDASPEDTALIVLGHGTTRNENSNKIVYQNAGVLRQTGQFAEVHALFLDEDPKVGTWPELVKAPRVVVVPFFASEGWHTLETIPEDMGLEGPVTTFADNPHGEQTVYYAKPVGTHSAVADVILHLAEEAAGASTSDGDTERAHDAAWTTFMDRAREGLRFGEVMVQPQSGMFELRHALDEGRPGHELQTLVTPEGVRDQTRRDEGGHHRPVHTLRNMPRGWRAVLDEGDLMRAVQYLYPAVIEETYAHTCHTLRPTPWATTARRQTGIYARVQKATPAQVEEVAADVCSGCLRTRLWAGDKLPQTFFSGVPGAIPCAEACTFLVAEVREEVAGKRGGGSGHSH, from the coding sequence ATGCACGGGACATTTTTGCGCCAGACGCGGCGTTACAGTGCAGGACATATGCGCTCTCTGGTCCTGATCGGTCACGGCTCCCACCTGAACGGCGAATCGGCCTCGGCGGTGTACCGCTACGCCGAGATGATCCGCGCACGCGGCCTGTACGACGAGGTCGTCGAGGGCTACTGGAAAGAGGAACCTTCCCTGCGGCAGGTGCTCAAAACCACCGCCAGCACGGACGTCACGGTGATTCCCATGTTCATCTCGGAGGGGTATTTCACCGAAACGGTGATCCCGCGTGAGATGGGCCTGGGACACCAGGGTCCCGTGCCGCCCGAGGGTGTGGCCCGCGTGCTGGGCGGGCGTACCGTGCGCTACACCCTGCCGTACGGCGTGCATCCCAGCATGTCCCAGGTAATCTTGGCCCGCGCCCACGAGGCCCTTCCCGACGCCAGCCCGGAAGACACTGCCCTGATCGTGCTGGGCCACGGCACCACCCGCAACGAGAACAGCAACAAGATCGTGTACCAGAACGCCGGAGTGCTGAGGCAGACTGGTCAATTTGCCGAAGTTCATGCTCTGTTTCTGGATGAGGACCCCAAGGTGGGGACGTGGCCTGAGCTGGTGAAAGCTCCGCGTGTCGTGGTGGTGCCGTTCTTCGCCTCCGAGGGCTGGCACACGCTGGAAACCATCCCCGAGGACATGGGGCTGGAGGGGCCTGTCACCACGTTTGCCGACAATCCGCACGGCGAGCAGACGGTGTATTACGCCAAGCCGGTGGGGACGCACAGTGCCGTGGCGGACGTGATCCTGCATCTGGCCGAGGAAGCGGCGGGGGCCAGCACCAGCGACGGCGACACCGAACGCGCCCACGACGCGGCCTGGACCACCTTCATGGACCGCGCCCGTGAGGGCCTGCGCTTCGGCGAGGTCATGGTGCAGCCCCAGAGCGGCATGTTCGAGCTGAGGCACGCGCTCGATGAGGGACGCCCCGGCCATGAGTTGCAGACGCTGGTCACCCCTGAAGGGGTGCGCGACCAGACCCGGCGCGACGAGGGCGGCCACCACCGTCCGGTGCATACCCTGAGAAACATGCCGCGCGGCTGGCGGGCGGTGCTGGACGAGGGCGATCTGATGCGCGCCGTGCAGTACCTGTACCCCGCCGTGATCGAGGAAACCTACGCCCACACCTGCCACACTCTGCGCCCCACCCCCTGGGCCACCACGGCCCGCCGTCAGACCGGCATCTACGCGCGGGTCCAGAAGGCCACGCCCGCGCAGGTGGAGGAGGTGGCGGCCGACGTGTGCAGCGGTTGCCTGCGGACCCGGTTGTGGGCCGGGGACAAGCTGCCCCAGACCTTCTTCAGCGGGGTGCCCGGCGCGATTCCCTGTGCCGAGGCCTGCACTTTCCTGGTGGCCGAGGTTCGCGAGGAAGTGGCGGGCAAACGCGGCGGCGGGAGCGGCCACAGCCACTGA
- the purC gene encoding phosphoribosylaminoimidazolesuccinocarboxamide synthase: MTRGELKYEGKAKRVYASADPAEYIVEYKDEATAFNAQKRGQWVGKGATNNAITAHLYPMLEAAGIPTHFVEKLSETEQRVRAVTIIPVEVIVRNVAAGSFAKKLGLEEGTPLTRPVVEYCYKSDALGDPLINTDTAIALNWASETELTRVRELALKVRDFLTPFFLERGVRLIDFKLEFGKLSDGTVLLADEISPDTCRFWDAETGEKMDKDRFRRDLGGVEDAYAEMLRRVTSPAEG; this comes from the coding sequence ATGACCCGGGGCGAGCTGAAGTATGAGGGCAAGGCCAAGCGTGTGTACGCCTCTGCCGATCCCGCCGAGTACATCGTGGAGTACAAGGACGAGGCCACCGCCTTCAACGCCCAGAAGCGCGGCCAGTGGGTGGGGAAAGGGGCCACCAACAACGCCATCACCGCGCACCTGTACCCCATGCTGGAGGCGGCCGGCATTCCCACCCACTTCGTCGAAAAGCTCTCCGAGACCGAGCAGCGCGTCAGGGCCGTGACCATCATTCCGGTGGAGGTGATCGTGCGGAACGTCGCGGCGGGCAGTTTTGCCAAGAAGCTGGGGCTGGAGGAAGGCACGCCTCTGACGCGCCCCGTCGTTGAATACTGCTACAAGTCCGATGCATTGGGCGATCCCCTGATCAACACCGACACGGCCATCGCCCTGAACTGGGCCAGCGAAACCGAGCTGACCCGGGTGCGCGAACTGGCCCTGAAGGTCCGTGACTTCCTGACCCCGTTTTTTCTGGAGCGCGGCGTGCGCCTGATCGACTTCAAGCTGGAATTCGGCAAACTGTCCGATGGCACCGTGCTGCTGGCCGACGAGATCAGCCCCGACACCTGCCGCTTCTGGGACGCCGAGACCGGGGAGAAGATGGACAAGGACCGCTTCCGGCGCGATCTGGGCGGTGTGGAAGACGCGTATGCGGAGATGCTGCGGCGCGTGACGTCGCCCGCTGAAGGCTGA
- the purS gene encoding phosphoribosylformylglycinamidine synthase subunit PurS: MSHYHARVYVTLKPSILDPQGRTVERALSHLEHANVSGVRVGKLIELRLSGERAEVEAQLRDMIQNVLSNPVMEDARWDLEEVALETA, encoded by the coding sequence ATGTCCCATTACCATGCCCGCGTTTACGTCACCCTCAAACCCAGCATTCTCGATCCGCAGGGGCGCACCGTGGAGCGTGCCCTGTCGCACCTGGAACACGCCAACGTCAGTGGCGTGCGCGTGGGTAAACTGATCGAGCTGCGCCTGAGCGGCGAGCGCGCCGAGGTTGAAGCCCAGCTCCGCGACATGATCCAGAACGTCCTGAGCAATCCTGTCATGGAAGACGCCCGCTGGGATCTGGAAGAAGTGGCGCTGGAGACGGCGTGA
- a CDS encoding cupin domain-containing protein, giving the protein MSVPQTVNLPEKFGQFTERWQPKIVAELNGQHVKIARIAGEFEWHAHEQEDELFMVVRGVLRLKFRDGEAVLNEGELIVVPRGVEHLPVAETEETWIMMFEPASTLNTGNVTSERTVAQLERL; this is encoded by the coding sequence GTGAGCGTGCCTCAGACAGTGAACCTGCCTGAAAAGTTCGGCCAGTTCACGGAACGCTGGCAGCCCAAGATCGTCGCGGAGCTCAACGGCCAGCACGTCAAAATTGCCCGTATTGCCGGTGAATTTGAGTGGCACGCGCACGAGCAGGAGGACGAACTGTTCATGGTGGTCCGGGGGGTGCTCCGCCTGAAATTTCGGGATGGCGAAGCGGTCCTGAACGAGGGTGAACTGATCGTCGTGCCGCGCGGTGTGGAACACCTGCCCGTTGCTGAAACCGAGGAGACCTGGATCATGATGTTCGAGCCAGCCAGTACCCTGAATACCGGCAATGTCACGAGTGAACGCACCGTGGCCCAGTTGGAGCGGCTGTGA
- the purQ gene encoding phosphoribosylformylglycinamidine synthase subunit PurQ yields the protein MKTAVIQFPGSNCDADALHAARLTLDSDAQFVWHTEAGLPTGTELVFVPGGFSYGDHLRSGAIAARSPIMAAIKAHAERGGYVLGVCNGFQVLTEAGLLPGALGRNRDLHFACKPVHLRVENNRTAFTSAYDQGQTIEIPIAHGEGNYYADAATVVRLEGEGRVVFRYLDNPNGSLNDIAGIVNERGNVLGMMPHPERAVEALLGGEDGRGVFQSLQGALVK from the coding sequence GTGAAAACCGCTGTCATCCAGTTTCCTGGCTCCAACTGCGACGCCGACGCCCTGCACGCCGCCCGTCTGACCCTGGATTCGGACGCGCAGTTCGTGTGGCACACCGAGGCGGGATTGCCGACGGGAACAGAGCTGGTCTTCGTCCCTGGCGGCTTTTCCTACGGCGATCACCTGCGAAGCGGCGCGATTGCCGCCCGCAGTCCGATCATGGCGGCCATCAAGGCGCACGCCGAGCGTGGTGGTTACGTCCTGGGCGTCTGCAACGGCTTTCAGGTGCTGACCGAAGCCGGACTGCTGCCGGGCGCGCTGGGCCGCAACCGCGATCTGCATTTCGCGTGCAAGCCCGTCCACCTGCGCGTGGAGAACAACCGCACGGCGTTTACCTCAGCCTACGATCAGGGCCAGACCATCGAGATCCCCATCGCGCACGGCGAGGGCAACTACTACGCCGATGCTGCGACCGTGGTGCGACTGGAGGGCGAGGGCCGCGTGGTCTTTCGTTACCTCGACAACCCCAACGGCAGCCTCAACGACATCGCGGGCATCGTGAATGAGCGCGGCAACGTCCTGGGCATGATGCCCCACCCGGAGCGGGCCGTGGAAGCGCTGCTGGGCGGCGAGGACGGGCGGGGAGTGTTTCAGAGCCTGCAAGGAGCACTGGTCAAATGA
- a CDS encoding DinB family protein, whose translation MMSLQEFLADNYRTELSAFRAVLDGIPDEAFGTERLGHSPAWHALHIADWLRLTVLGDRTPSYHYLGWEDKDWVKAMQTEAAPVAEDADKGVILARLETVGEQAVAYLKNATDADMQGMTFSPSAPNGERPRLAAVGLHLRHVAYHRGQVVLGQKA comes from the coding sequence ATGATGAGCCTTCAGGAGTTTCTGGCCGACAACTACCGCACCGAACTGTCTGCCTTTCGCGCGGTGCTTGACGGCATCCCGGACGAGGCTTTTGGCACCGAACGCCTGGGCCACAGCCCCGCGTGGCACGCGCTGCACATTGCCGACTGGCTGCGGCTGACGGTGCTGGGCGATAGGACGCCCAGTTACCACTATCTGGGCTGGGAGGACAAGGACTGGGTGAAAGCCATGCAGACAGAGGCTGCACCTGTCGCTGAGGACGCCGACAAGGGCGTCATCCTGGCACGGTTGGAGACGGTGGGCGAACAGGCCGTGGCTTACCTGAAAAACGCCACCGACGCCGATATGCAGGGCATGACCTTCTCGCCCAGTGCCCCGAACGGCGAACGCCCGAGACTGGCCGCTGTGGGTCTGCATCTGCGGCATGTGGCCTATCACCGGGGCCAGGTGGTGCTGGGACAGAAGGCCTGA
- the purL gene encoding phosphoribosylformylglycinamidine synthase subunit PurL — protein sequence MTQTTPQSLRSQAATFGLSTDEYDLLVSSIGREPNALEAAIVGAMWSEHCGYKNSRPLFSAFPTTGPQVLQGPGENAGVVDIGEGWGVAFKMESHNHPSAVEPVQGAATGVGGILRDIFAMGARPFAVLDSLRFGNPDSPRTRFLVNGVVEGIAHYGNAIGVPTVGGEVTFHPSYQENPLVNVMALGLLRHEDLAKGTMGEVGNQIIYVGSKTGRDGLGGAVFASADLSNASQADRPAVQVGDPFMEKLLLEATLEAIESGVVAGVQDMGAAGLVSSTCEMAYRAGLGITMDLDRVPTRESGMVPMELCLSESQERMILVPVPGREQELYDLLAKWELDVVNIGQVEEHRNYRLTWRGEVVCDLPVALLNEAPKYTREGVESPEIRVARERDLTSVPQSGDPGAVLLELLSHPTIASKRPIFQRFDHQVMTNTVVVPGAADAAVMRVKGSSMGVAATSDCNPRFVQLDPYTGAAAAVAEAARNLACVGATPLAITDNLNFGNPHRPEVYYQLQQAVQGIADACRALNTPVTGGNVSLYNQYTQGDERVAIHPTPTIGMVGVLPDIQKRATLGLKGAGQTLYLLGQHADSIGASQYLETVHGLEAGRVPSLDLGLEQKVIDGTLALIRAGLTDTAHDCAEGGLAVALAEMAMAGGIGASVTLDAPDGVRTDALLFGEAHSRVVVAVQDADATENQLRELGVPFVRLGRSGGDALTVAAPARGLHLSVNLTALTLAYDSPLVGILG from the coding sequence ATGACCCAAACTACCCCCCAGTCCCTGCGCTCCCAGGCCGCCACGTTTGGCCTGTCCACCGACGAATACGATCTCCTGGTGTCCAGCATCGGGCGCGAGCCAAATGCGCTGGAGGCCGCCATCGTGGGCGCGATGTGGTCTGAACACTGCGGCTACAAGAACTCGCGCCCGCTGTTCAGCGCCTTTCCTACCACCGGGCCGCAGGTGCTGCAGGGCCCCGGGGAGAACGCGGGCGTGGTGGACATCGGAGAGGGCTGGGGCGTGGCCTTCAAGATGGAATCGCACAACCATCCCTCAGCGGTGGAACCCGTGCAGGGCGCGGCGACGGGCGTGGGCGGCATCCTGCGCGACATCTTCGCGATGGGCGCGCGGCCCTTCGCCGTGCTGGACAGCCTGCGCTTCGGCAACCCCGACAGCCCCCGCACCCGCTTTCTGGTGAACGGTGTGGTGGAGGGCATCGCCCACTACGGCAACGCGATTGGCGTGCCCACTGTGGGCGGTGAGGTGACCTTTCACCCCAGTTATCAGGAAAACCCCCTGGTCAACGTGATGGCCCTGGGCCTGCTGCGCCACGAGGATCTGGCGAAGGGCACGATGGGCGAGGTGGGCAACCAGATCATCTACGTCGGCAGCAAGACCGGGCGCGATGGCCTGGGCGGCGCGGTGTTCGCCTCTGCCGACCTGAGCAACGCGTCCCAGGCGGACCGCCCCGCCGTGCAGGTGGGCGACCCCTTCATGGAAAAGCTGCTGCTGGAGGCCACCCTGGAGGCCATTGAATCTGGCGTCGTGGCCGGGGTGCAGGACATGGGCGCGGCGGGGCTGGTGTCCAGCACCTGCGAGATGGCCTACCGCGCCGGACTGGGCATCACCATGGATCTGGACCGGGTGCCCACCCGCGAATCGGGCATGGTGCCGATGGAGTTGTGCCTGTCCGAGTCGCAGGAGCGCATGATCCTGGTGCCGGTGCCGGGGCGCGAGCAGGAGCTGTATGACCTGCTGGCCAAGTGGGAACTGGACGTGGTGAACATCGGCCAGGTGGAAGAGCACCGCAACTACCGCCTGACCTGGCGCGGCGAGGTGGTCTGCGACCTACCGGTGGCCCTGCTCAATGAGGCCCCCAAGTACACCCGTGAGGGCGTGGAATCCCCGGAGATCCGGGTGGCCCGCGAACGTGACTTGACCAGTGTGCCTCAGTCCGGTGACCCCGGCGCGGTGCTGCTGGAACTGCTCTCCCACCCCACCATTGCCAGCAAGCGCCCTATTTTCCAGCGCTTTGACCATCAGGTGATGACCAACACTGTGGTGGTCCCTGGCGCTGCCGATGCCGCCGTGATGCGCGTCAAGGGCTCTAGCATGGGTGTGGCCGCCACCTCCGACTGCAACCCGCGTTTCGTTCAGCTTGATCCGTATACCGGGGCCGCTGCCGCCGTTGCCGAGGCCGCGCGCAATCTGGCCTGTGTGGGGGCCACCCCGCTGGCAATCACCGATAACCTCAACTTCGGTAACCCTCACCGCCCGGAGGTGTACTACCAGCTTCAGCAGGCCGTACAGGGCATCGCGGACGCCTGCCGCGCACTGAACACTCCGGTCACCGGCGGCAACGTCAGCCTGTACAACCAGTACACCCAGGGCGACGAGCGTGTCGCCATCCATCCCACCCCAACGATTGGCATGGTGGGCGTGCTGCCGGACATTCAAAAGCGGGCCACGCTGGGGCTCAAGGGCGCGGGCCAGACGCTGTACCTGCTGGGCCAGCATGCCGACAGCATCGGGGCCTCGCAATATCTGGAAACGGTGCATGGGCTGGAGGCCGGGCGTGTCCCGTCACTTGATCTGGGGCTGGAGCAGAAGGTCATTGACGGCACCCTGGCCCTGATTCGCGCGGGTCTGACCGACACCGCCCACGACTGCGCCGAGGGTGGCCTGGCGGTGGCCCTGGCCGAGATGGCGATGGCCGGCGGCATCGGCGCCAGCGTGACCCTAGACGCCCCCGACGGCGTTCGCACCGACGCCCTGCTGTTCGGCGAGGCCCACAGCCGCGTTGTGGTGGCCGTGCAGGACGCCGACGCCACTGAAAACCAATTGCGTGAGCTGGGCGTACCCTTCGTTCGCCTGGGCCGCAGCGGGGGCGACGCGCTCACGGTTGCTGCCCCGGCCCGTGGCCTACACTTGAGCGTGAACCTCACGGCACTGACCCTGGCCTACGACTCTCCGCTTGTGGGGATCCTGGGATGA
- the purF gene encoding amidophosphoribosyltransferase, producing the protein MTLAPSLVALSENDFGADKPREECGVFGLYSPVPNDLAWLTYLGMFALQHRGQEAAGMCVSDGEKFHVEKDLGLVTQVFDERRLDSVRLANARVSIGHVRYSTTGSNLRFNAQPLTTRTNKGILGMAHNGNFVNALEVRAEMLGEGALFQTTNDSEVMLNLIARESHMDLVEATAAAMRRLKGGYACVLMNRHALIGFRDPHGVRPLVIGQREDGAYALASEPCALYAVGARLLRDVQPGELVWVDRDGLHSLMVEPRAPTPCAFEWIYFARSDSQLDGIDAHESRIRMGEQLAREFPVDADIVVPVPDSGIGAAIGYARASGIPFDYGLYKNPYAGRTFIAPTQEARELKVKMKLSPTSAVQGRRVILVDDSIVRGTTSRQIVNLLRDAGATEVHFRVCSPPITHPCFYGIDTAARKELVASTHTQEEIRQLIGADTLAFISERGLREAVGGPGLCMACFNGNYPAGTPLLNDVDKLALEV; encoded by the coding sequence ATGACCCTTGCCCCCTCCCTGGTGGCCCTGTCCGAGAACGATTTCGGGGCCGACAAGCCCCGCGAGGAGTGCGGCGTCTTTGGCCTGTACTCGCCGGTCCCCAACGATCTGGCGTGGCTGACCTATCTGGGCATGTTCGCGTTGCAGCACCGGGGGCAGGAAGCAGCGGGCATGTGCGTCAGCGACGGCGAGAAATTCCACGTCGAGAAGGATCTGGGACTGGTCACGCAGGTCTTCGATGAGCGTCGTCTGGACAGCGTGCGGCTGGCCAATGCCCGCGTCAGCATCGGGCATGTGCGCTACAGCACCACCGGCAGCAACCTGCGCTTCAACGCCCAGCCACTGACCACCCGCACCAACAAGGGCATTCTGGGCATGGCGCACAACGGCAACTTTGTCAACGCGCTGGAAGTGCGCGCCGAGATGCTGGGCGAGGGCGCACTGTTTCAGACCACCAACGACAGTGAAGTGATGCTCAACCTGATCGCCCGGGAAAGCCACATGGATCTGGTGGAGGCCACCGCCGCCGCCATGCGCCGCCTAAAAGGCGGTTACGCCTGCGTGCTGATGAACCGCCACGCACTGATCGGCTTCCGCGATCCGCACGGGGTTCGCCCCCTGGTGATCGGGCAACGCGAGGACGGGGCCTACGCGCTGGCCAGCGAGCCCTGCGCCCTGTACGCGGTGGGAGCGCGGCTGCTCCGCGACGTGCAGCCCGGCGAACTGGTCTGGGTAGACCGGGACGGCCTCCACAGCCTGATGGTGGAGCCACGCGCCCCGACCCCCTGCGCCTTCGAGTGGATCTATTTTGCCCGCAGCGACAGCCAGCTCGACGGCATCGACGCCCACGAGAGCAGGATCCGCATGGGCGAGCAACTGGCCCGCGAATTCCCAGTGGACGCGGATATCGTGGTCCCGGTTCCCGACAGCGGCATCGGCGCGGCCATCGGCTACGCGCGCGCGAGTGGGATTCCGTTCGACTACGGCCTGTACAAGAATCCTTACGCGGGCCGCACCTTTATCGCCCCCACGCAGGAAGCGCGCGAGCTGAAGGTCAAGATGAAGCTCTCGCCCACCAGCGCCGTGCAGGGCCGCCGGGTGATTCTGGTGGACGACTCCATCGTGCGCGGCACCACCTCGCGCCAGATCGTGAACCTGCTGCGCGACGCGGGCGCGACAGAAGTGCATTTCCGGGTGTGCAGCCCGCCCATCACCCATCCGTGCTTCTACGGCATCGACACCGCCGCCCGCAAGGAACTCGTCGCCAGCACGCACACGCAGGAGGAAATCCGCCAGTTGATCGGCGCGGACACCCTGGCCTTTATCAGCGAGCGCGGTCTGCGCGAAGCGGTGGGTGGCCCGGGCCTGTGCATGGCGTGTTTCAACGGCAACTACCCGGCGGGAACGCCGCTGCTCAACGACGTGGACAAGCTGGCGCTGGAAGTCTGA
- a CDS encoding LysR family transcriptional regulator, translating into MELRHLRHFVALAEEEHFGRAAERVFVVQQALSNSVRNLEEEVGVPLVLRTTRRVQLTPAGQEFLVGARETLALASQTVERARRAARGEVGRLTVGFVSGLAFGGLPEIVRRFRELYPNVSVDLRELTAQEQEAGLRGGVLDVGLMLLPVRAPNLDSRPLWRQPLVAALPAGHPLARKRRLKISDLAPEPFVFFPRQLRATYFDQVMRWCATADFTPNVVQEANEIPTLLSLVAAGVGVFLPIEFFNRLALPGVVYRPVEDAPLVDIVAVWRRDEGRNPVVRAFLGVAEEMLGAGKGQAAEAEERSL; encoded by the coding sequence ATGGAACTGCGTCACCTTCGCCACTTCGTTGCTCTGGCCGAGGAGGAACACTTTGGGCGTGCTGCCGAGCGTGTCTTCGTGGTGCAGCAGGCCCTGAGCAACAGCGTCCGCAACCTGGAAGAAGAGGTGGGGGTGCCGCTGGTCTTACGCACCACCCGCCGCGTGCAACTCACCCCTGCCGGACAGGAATTTCTGGTGGGCGCACGTGAAACGCTGGCCCTGGCCTCGCAGACCGTGGAACGCGCCCGCCGCGCCGCGCGGGGTGAGGTGGGCCGCCTGACGGTGGGCTTCGTGAGCGGGCTGGCCTTCGGCGGTCTGCCGGAAATCGTGCGCCGCTTCCGCGAACTGTACCCGAATGTCAGCGTCGATCTGCGCGAGTTGACTGCCCAGGAGCAGGAAGCCGGGCTGCGTGGCGGCGTGCTGGACGTTGGCCTGATGCTCCTGCCGGTACGCGCGCCGAACCTGGATTCGCGCCCCCTATGGCGGCAGCCCCTGGTGGCAGCCCTGCCCGCCGGACACCCGCTGGCCCGCAAGCGTCGGCTCAAAATTTCCGATCTGGCTCCCGAACCTTTCGTGTTCTTTCCGCGCCAGTTGCGCGCCACCTATTTCGATCAGGTGATGCGCTGGTGCGCCACTGCCGACTTCACCCCCAACGTCGTGCAGGAAGCAAACGAGATTCCCACGCTGCTGTCGCTGGTGGCGGCGGGCGTGGGTGTGTTCCTGCCCATCGAATTCTTTAACCGGCTGGCGCTGCCCGGCGTGGTCTACCGCCCCGTCGAGGACGCCCCGCTGGTGGACATCGTGGCCGTGTGGCGGCGCGACGAGGGTCGGAATCCGGTGGTGCGGGCTTTTCTGGGGGTGGCCGAGGAGATGCTGGGGGCGGGGAAGGGTCAGGCCGCCGAGGCTGAGGAGCGTTCTCTGTAG